One genomic region from uncultured Cohaesibacter sp. encodes:
- a CDS encoding complex I NDUFA9 subunit family protein → MDSQAGKIVTVFGGSGFLGRHVVRALANEGYRIRVAVRRPDLAGFLQPLGTVGQIMPIQANLRDPASVAHAIEGCDAVVNLVGILYESGKATFDGLHHLGAKVIAEETAKAGIDRMVQISAIGADINSPSAYASSKAKGEKAVLSALPDAIIVRPSLLFGPEDDFFNKFASMAKLSPFLPLVGGGDTQFQPAFVGDVAQVIALGVKGDLDAGATYELGGPEIKSFKQLLAMALDEIHRKRLLLPLPFWMASTMGWFFEKLPMKPALTRDQVTLLKSDNVVSEQANLEHRTFEGIGITPLAIEAVIPSYLWSYRPGGQYEANRRA, encoded by the coding sequence ATGGACAGTCAGGCAGGAAAAATTGTTACAGTTTTTGGTGGCTCAGGGTTTTTGGGGCGTCATGTGGTGCGGGCGCTGGCCAATGAGGGTTATCGCATTCGGGTCGCGGTCCGTCGCCCAGACCTCGCCGGCTTTCTCCAGCCGCTGGGCACCGTTGGACAAATCATGCCGATACAGGCCAATTTGCGCGACCCGGCTTCTGTGGCGCACGCGATTGAGGGCTGTGACGCTGTCGTCAATCTGGTCGGGATTCTCTATGAATCGGGCAAGGCCACCTTTGACGGGCTGCACCATCTTGGTGCCAAGGTGATTGCCGAGGAGACCGCAAAGGCTGGCATCGATCGCATGGTGCAGATTTCCGCGATCGGGGCTGATATCAATTCGCCCTCCGCCTATGCCAGCAGCAAGGCAAAGGGCGAGAAGGCGGTGCTCAGCGCCCTGCCAGACGCCATTATCGTTCGCCCATCGCTGTTGTTCGGCCCGGAAGATGACTTCTTCAACAAGTTCGCTTCCATGGCGAAGCTGTCGCCCTTCCTGCCTCTTGTGGGTGGCGGAGACACTCAGTTCCAGCCCGCCTTCGTGGGCGATGTGGCTCAGGTGATCGCGCTAGGGGTCAAGGGAGATCTTGACGCAGGCGCGACCTATGAGCTGGGTGGGCCGGAAATCAAAAGCTTCAAGCAGCTTCTCGCCATGGCACTGGATGAAATTCACCGTAAACGGCTGTTGCTGCCCTTGCCTTTCTGGATGGCTTCGACCATGGGGTGGTTTTTCGAGAAACTGCCCATGAAACCAGCCTTGACGCGGGATCAGGTGACATTGCTCAAGAGCGACAATGTGGTTTCCGAGCAGGCCAATCTGGAGCACCGGACCTTTGAGGGGATTGGCATCACGCCACTGGCTATCGAAGCCGTTATCCCCTCTTATCTCTGGTCCTATCGGCCCGGTGGGCAATATGAAGCCAACCGCAGGGCCTAA
- a CDS encoding integrase arm-type DNA-binding domain-containing protein encodes MALSNSAIKNAKPKEKPYKLFDGKGLFLLVNPNGRKWWRHKYAFDGKEKLLSFGTYPEVSLKEARAKREDARKLLASRQDPSMRRKQESLQRTLANAQTFSSVAQELIEKREREGISEATHKKMLWFASKLEDAIGSRPVSEILPLEILQILRVIESRGNLETAKRVRAFASRVFRYAIITGRAKVNPASDLAEAITSPTVKHYSAIIDPAELGGLLRAIDGFDGALITKLALQLTPHVFVRPGELRQAEWSEIDQEAAVWRIPAAKMKMRSEHIVPLSRQSRLIIKSVQAISSSSNYLFPSTRTNARPMSENTINAALRRMGFTKAEMTAHGFRSSASTLLNESGKWSSDAIERALAHKDSNTIRGIYHRGAHWQERVEMAQWWSDYLDALREGRKMLPFSAHSDTY; translated from the coding sequence ATGGCGCTTTCAAACTCTGCGATCAAGAATGCCAAGCCTAAAGAAAAGCCTTACAAACTCTTTGATGGAAAAGGGCTATTCCTTTTAGTCAATCCTAATGGTCGGAAATGGTGGAGGCATAAATATGCTTTCGATGGCAAAGAAAAACTATTGTCATTTGGCACCTATCCGGAAGTTAGCCTTAAGGAGGCGCGGGCTAAGCGGGAAGATGCAAGAAAGCTCTTGGCAAGTCGGCAAGATCCGTCAATGAGGCGAAAACAGGAAAGTTTGCAAAGAACTCTCGCTAATGCTCAAACCTTCTCGTCGGTGGCGCAGGAATTAATCGAGAAGAGAGAAAGGGAAGGCATTTCGGAGGCTACGCATAAGAAGATGCTTTGGTTTGCCAGTAAACTCGAAGATGCTATTGGTAGTCGTCCTGTCAGCGAGATTTTGCCTCTTGAAATACTGCAAATTTTGCGTGTGATCGAATCGAGAGGCAATTTAGAAACCGCAAAGCGCGTTAGGGCTTTTGCTTCCCGGGTATTTCGTTATGCAATAATAACTGGGCGCGCCAAAGTAAACCCGGCATCAGATTTGGCAGAAGCCATTACATCACCGACAGTCAAGCATTATTCCGCAATTATTGACCCTGCAGAGTTGGGCGGGCTATTGAGAGCAATAGATGGGTTTGATGGTGCTCTTATAACTAAACTTGCTTTGCAGCTAACTCCTCACGTTTTTGTACGTCCGGGAGAGCTCAGGCAAGCTGAGTGGAGCGAGATCGATCAGGAAGCAGCAGTTTGGCGTATTCCGGCTGCAAAGATGAAAATGCGCAGTGAGCACATTGTACCGCTTTCGCGCCAGTCACGACTAATCATCAAGTCAGTGCAAGCTATTTCGTCCAGTAGTAATTATCTTTTCCCCTCAACTCGTACGAATGCAAGGCCCATGTCTGAGAATACTATAAATGCCGCCTTGCGGCGAATGGGCTTTACCAAAGCAGAGATGACCGCTCATGGCTTTCGAAGTTCTGCCAGTACTTTACTCAATGAATCAGGTAAATGGTCTTCTGATGCCATTGAGAGGGCTTTGGCACATAAGGACAGCAACACCATTCGTGGGATTTATCACCGAGGCGCTCATTGGCAAGAGCGTGTTGAAATGGCGCAATGGTGGTCAGATTATCTTGATGCTTTGAGAGAAGGCCGCAAGATGCTGCCGTTTAGTGCTCACAGCGACACATATTAG
- a CDS encoding carbohydrate porin → MNKNEDQTTSLEHISVFGTAVRSTTIAVVSSVLLCSTSFAQSAPDSNSEDSGGFVSSVIDYINGPGVPGPLSSVGEKLHEKGIKPVLVISNNFMTNPSLGLVKGKTERVTTVSYGADLDLEKMLGFKGSSFHVMGQYNMWTHGSEAFANAVGDSIIGHAAPFAPTDERLTKLTFEQKLFDERFDFEVGVDNASSHFGTPVCNTPFLCQNSVTQFYNGINPPPFGNYGARVAYKLTPEVTAQAGYYRTNLNFPFSHGWEGWDGKVTLPNGEEVETNYNLFLASVSYDTTLQTDLYPTHLEAMIYYNDTDFSSPKTPEVYDSMTGIYLGAKQTIWRQSDEPTATSIALYSSLFADFGEGDAVNSELDAGVIFQGLFHDRPFDSYSAKFIWNHLSDDYASYANVGSQDEFSAGVDANLVLAGNTILQPWAMYTWNANKAMNPTSTATADDGWAVGVNAIFLLDRALGL, encoded by the coding sequence ATGAACAAAAATGAAGATCAGACCACGAGCTTGGAGCATATAAGTGTCTTTGGGACGGCGGTTCGCAGCACGACAATTGCAGTGGTCAGCTCTGTCCTGCTGTGTAGCACGTCCTTTGCGCAGTCGGCACCAGACAGCAATAGTGAAGATTCGGGCGGTTTTGTTTCTAGTGTAATCGACTATATAAATGGACCCGGCGTGCCAGGTCCTCTCTCATCTGTTGGTGAGAAGCTGCATGAAAAAGGCATCAAGCCTGTTCTTGTTATCAGCAACAACTTCATGACCAACCCTTCTCTGGGACTGGTGAAGGGCAAAACCGAACGGGTTACAACAGTTTCCTATGGTGCAGATCTTGATCTGGAAAAGATGCTCGGTTTCAAGGGCTCCTCGTTCCATGTTATGGGACAGTATAACATGTGGACACATGGGTCCGAGGCATTCGCAAACGCTGTTGGTGATAGCATCATCGGGCATGCTGCCCCGTTTGCGCCGACCGATGAGCGCCTCACAAAATTGACATTTGAACAGAAACTGTTTGATGAGCGATTTGATTTCGAGGTTGGTGTCGACAACGCGTCCAGTCATTTCGGCACACCGGTGTGCAACACGCCATTCCTCTGTCAAAACAGTGTGACCCAGTTCTATAACGGTATCAATCCACCACCGTTTGGCAACTATGGCGCACGTGTCGCCTATAAGCTGACGCCCGAGGTTACAGCTCAGGCCGGTTACTACCGCACCAACCTGAATTTTCCATTCTCACATGGCTGGGAAGGCTGGGACGGCAAAGTCACCCTTCCAAACGGGGAAGAGGTTGAGACCAATTATAACTTGTTCCTGGCGAGTGTTAGTTATGACACTACCCTCCAAACAGATCTTTACCCGACCCATTTGGAGGCCATGATTTATTACAATGACACCGACTTTTCGAGCCCGAAGACCCCGGAAGTCTATGACAGCATGACAGGTATTTACCTAGGTGCCAAACAGACGATCTGGCGCCAGAGCGATGAGCCGACGGCAACATCCATTGCTCTTTACAGCAGCTTGTTTGCCGACTTTGGCGAAGGGGACGCTGTAAACAGCGAACTGGATGCAGGCGTGATCTTTCAGGGGCTGTTCCACGATCGTCCATTCGATAGCTATTCTGCCAAATTTATCTGGAACCATCTGTCTGATGACTATGCCTCTTATGCCAATGTTGGCTCTCAGGATGAATTTTCTGCTGGCGTAGACGCCAACCTGGTCCTGGCAGGCAACACCATCCTTCAGCCATGGGCTATGTATACATGGAATGCTAATAAAGCTATGAATCCAACCTCAACAGCAACAGCTGATGACGGATGGGCCGTTGGCGTGAATGCAATCTTTTTGCTGGACAGAGCACTCGGGCTTTAG